The following coding sequences lie in one Salmo salar chromosome ssa13, Ssal_v3.1, whole genome shotgun sequence genomic window:
- the LOC106567723 gene encoding G protein-activated inward rectifier potassium channel 4: MAGGWGDCEGGPLWSAAGQQAPCQFGLTSPERHHSTSFTTQKAILLLFFLELLVISHVEDDLKNKYYHLYSGTRNQLPEPSAAQLPHRAQESTVVSVMVSTMMCRRVTLHEPHNGDYRSPMRIAPRRNSIPPAKALTGKHLLAYLPRPPPESTRFTPYPKKVVAKTNMAVMMLHSRRASLFPSTNNNFPALPPQPVPSASPQSHPKSPTPHRVVAGLISREVDTGQYIIPTEEPEEPATAHHAHRRRHLKRFSSRWYSGAPSGGPFDSTQSPNQGTSGENKPHKPRCKLLGEGRPNYGTANKQRQRYVTKDGKCQVNLGPIEDKSRFLSDIFTTLVDLKYRWFLFVFTMCYIVTWVAFAEIYFLDAWLRDDVAHVHDPQWQPCFENVDSFISALLLSVESQRTIGYGSRLVTANCMEGVVLLMAQSIIGSIIDALMVGCMFVKISRPQKRAQTLIFSKHCVISERDEKLCLLFRIGDLRASHMVDAKIRAKLIKSRQTKEGEFIPLEQSEINLGYDTGGDRLLLVEPQTITHVINESSPFWEIGAERLTRERFEIIIILEGIVEASGMTCQARTSYTEEEILWGHRFESCMSLEKGSYRVDHGAFDKTFPVHTLTLSAKEKSDEKEDEVLF, from the exons ATGGCAGGGGGCTGGGGGGACTGTGAGGGGGGGCCCCTCTGGTCCGCAGCTGGACAGCAGGCGCCCTGCCAGTTCGGCTTGACATCACCGGAGAGGCACCACAGCACCAGCTTTACCACTCAAAAAGCTATCCTGCTTCTCTTTTTTTTAGAGCTGCTCGTTATATCTCATGTGGAAGATGATCTGAAGAACAAATACTATCATCTCTATTCAG GAACACGAAATCAACTTCCTGAGCCCTCGGCAGCTCAGCTGCCACACAGAGCACAGGAATCTACAGTAGTCTCTGTGATGGTTTCCACCATGATGTGCAGAAGGGTGACATTACACGAGCCCCATAACGGAGACTACAGGAGTCCTATGAGAATTGCCCCTCGCAGGAACTCCATTCCCCCAGCAAAGGCTCTCACAGGCAAACATCTCCTGGCATACCTCCCTAGACCACCCCCAGAATCAACGCGCTTTACCCCATATCCAAAGAAG gTTGTAGCAAAAACCAACATGGCCGTGATGATGCTCCACTCCAGAAGAGCCTCTCTCTTCCCCAGCACAAATAACAACTTCCCAGCTCTCCCACCCCAGCCAGTCCCCTCTGCATCCCCCCAGTCACATCCCAAGAGCCCAACCCCCCATAGGGTTGTTGCAGGATTGATCAGCCGGGAGGTAGACACCGGCCAGTACATCATTCCCACTGAGGAGCCAGAGGAGCCTGCCACTGCTCACCATGCTCACCGCAGACGCCACCTCAAGCGCTTCAGCTCCAGGTGGTACTCTGGCGCTCCTTCTGGTGGCCCCTTTGATAGCACCCAAAGCCCCAACCAAGGCACAAGTGGTGAGAACAAGCCCCACAAGCCACGCTGCAAACTTCTAGGTGAAGGGAGGCCAAATTACGGTACTGCCAACAAGCAGCGTCAACGCTATGTCACCAAAGACGGGAAGTGCCAGGTGAACCTGGGTCCCATCGAGGACAAGAGCCGTTTCCTCTCAGACATCTTCACCACTCTGGTGGACCTCAAGTACCGCTGGTTCCTCTTTGTCTTTACCATGTGCTACATTGTTACATGGGTGGCCTTTGCAGAGATCTATTTCCTAGATGCCTGGCTGCGGGACGACGTGGCCCACGTCCACGACCCGCAATGGCAGCCGTGCTTCGAGAACGTGGACAGTTTCATCTCCGCCCTGCTTCTGTCGGTGGAAAGCCAGAGGACCATTGGCTACGGCTCCAGATTGGTGACAGCCAACTGCATGGAGGGAGTGGTTCTCCTCATGGCCCAGTCTATCATTGGCTCAATCATTGACGCCCTCATGGTCGGCTGCATGTTCGTCAAAATCTCCAGGCCTCAGAAAAGGGCCCAGACTCTGATCTTCAGCAAGCACTGTGTCATATCGGAGCGTGACGAGAAACTCTGCCTTCTCTTCCGCATTGGAGACCTGAGGGCGAGTCACATGGTGGACGCCAAGATTCGAGCCAAGCTGATTAAGTCCAGACAGACCAAGGAAGGGGAGTTCATACCGCTGGAGCAATCAGAGATCAACCTTGGCTACGATACCGGAGGAGACAGGCTTCTGTTGGTCGAGCCTCAGACCATCACCCATGTCATCAATGAAAGCAGTCCCTTTTGGGAAATAGGGGCTGAGCGTCTGACAAGAGAGAGATTTGAGATCATCATCATTCTGGAGGGAATCGTGGAGGCATCAG GTATGACATGCCAAGCCAGAACCTCCTATACTGAGGAGGAGATTCTGTGGGGCCACAGATTTGAATCCTGCATGTCTCTGGAAAAAGGTTCTTACCGGGTGGACCATGGTGCATTTGATAAAACCTTCCCAGTACATACCCTCACCCTTAGTGCTAAAGAGAAGAGTGATGAAAAAGAAGACGAGGTCCTCTTTTAG